In Citrus sinensis cultivar Valencia sweet orange chromosome 4, DVS_A1.0, whole genome shotgun sequence, one DNA window encodes the following:
- the LOC102625188 gene encoding pullulanase 1, chloroplastic isoform X2: MSSPLFLSSAFSTANGHLPLLSPRPATCPSPGFASKPTLAPTATFFYRESVHPRFRCCCCCSSSSSSSSMPLELSTSASDQDDDLGDSLLYSRAYWVSESIIAWNVDVPDGSCYLYASRTAALSISYGGIQGADVEIELQEDKGGLPANVIEKFPHIRDYKAFKVPAGSDAKLLLKCQLAVADRKCSDATGLQLPGILDELFSYDGPLGALYAEETVSLYLWAPTAQSVSACIYRDPLGGNPLEVVQLKENDGVWSIKGPKSWEGCYYVYEVSVYHPSALQIEKCYANDPYARGLSSDGRRTLLVNLDSDTLKPEGWDKLVYEKPDILSFSDISIYELHVRDFSVSDHTVHPDFRGGYLAFTLQNSAGVSHLKKLSNAGLTHVHLLPTFQFAGVDDRKENWKSVDAEVLEKLPPDSTEQQAQITAIQNDDGYNWGYNPVLWGVPKGSYASNPNGSCRTIEFRRMVQALNHIGLHVVLDVVYNHLQGSGPFDDNSVLDKVVPGYYLRRNSDGFIEHSTCMNNTASEHYMVERLIIDDLLCWAVNYKVDGFRFDLMGHIMKSTMMKAKHALHSLTKEIHGVDGSSIYIYGEGWDFGEVAKNGRGVNASQFNLSGTGIGSFNDRIRDAMLGGSPFGPPLQQGFVTGLLLQPNGHDHGTKAVEEQMLAAAKDHIQVGLAANLRDFQLTNSEGNKVKGSEVKTYDGTPVAYALCPTETISYVSAHDNETLFDVVSLKTPMGISVDERCRINHLATSIIALGQGIPFFHCGDEILRSKSLDRDSYNSGDWLNRIDFSYNSNNWGVGLPPKEKNEKNWPLIRPRLADPSFKPQKSHILAALENFSDVLRIQYSSPLFRLRTANAIQERICFHNTGPSAVPGVIVMSIEDGHEGVPGLSQLDSNYSYIVVIFNSSPTEVSFVSPALQGKNLQLHPIQVKSVDEIVKNSSYEANSGCFVIPPRTTSVFVEPRAT, encoded by the exons ATGTCATCGccactttttctttcttctgcATTTTCAACGGCCAACGGTCACCTCCCCCTACTTTCCCCTCGTCCTGCCACGTGTCCTTCTCCTGGTTTCGCCTCTAAACCAACACTTGCTCCTACTGCGACCTTCTTCTACAGAGAAAGTGTCCACCCTCGCTTtcgctgctgctgctgctgctcctCCTCCTCATCTTCCTCCTCTATGCCTCTTGAACTATCCACGTCAGCTTCTGATCAG GATGATGATTTGGGGGATAGCTTGTTATACTCGAGGGCGTACTGGGTTAGTGAATCCATAATCGCCTGGAATGTTGATGTCCCGGATGGCTCCTGCTACTTGTATGCTAGTAGAACTGCTGCCTTATCGATTTCGTATGGTGGGATTCAAG GTGCGGACGTTGAGATTGAGCTTCAAGAAGACAAAGGCGGCCTTCCAGCAAAT GTGATTGAAAAGTTTCCCCATATTCGAGATTACAAAGCTTTTAAGGTGCCTGCTGGTTCAGACGCCAAATTGCTCCTCAAATGCCAATTAGCAGTTG CTGATAGGAAATGTAGCGATGCTACTGGGTTACAGTTACCTGGTATCCTGGATGAATTATTCTCATATGATGGTCCTCTTGGGGCACTTTATGCAGAAGAAACTGTGTCACTTTACCTTTGGGCTCCAACTGCTcaa TCAGTATCTGCTTGCATCTATCGAGATCCATTAGGTGGAAATCCTCTAGAAGTTGTTCAGCTCAAGGAGAATGATGGTGTTTGGAGTATTAAAGGCCCAAAAAGCTGGGAAGGTTGTTACTATGTGTATGAAGTATCTGTCTACCATCCAAGTGCATTGCAAATTGAGAAATGCTATGCAAATGATCCATATGCTAGAGG GCTTTCATCAGATGGTCGGCGAACACTGTTGGTCAATCTTGATTCTGATACTTTAAAACCAGAAGGATGGGATAAATTGGTGTATGAGAAACCTGATATACTTTCTTTCTCAGACATAAGTATTTATGAGTTGCATGTAAGGGACTTCAG TGTCAGCGACCACACTGTACATCCTGATTTCCGAGGCGGTTATCTGGCTTTCACTTTGCAG AACTCAGCAGGTGTAAGTCATCTAAAGAAATTATCCAATGCTGGTCTGACTCACGTCCATTTGCTTCCAACCTTCCAATTCGCCGGTGTTGATGACCGGAAGGAGAACTGGAAGAGTGTGG ATGCCGAGGTGCTGGAAAAATTACCACCTGATTCAACTGAGCAACAAGCTCAGATTACGGCTATTCAAAACGATGATGGGTATAACTGGGG GTACAATCCTGTTCTTTGGGGAGTTCCGAAAGGAAGCTATGCGAGTAACCCAAATGGTTCTTGCCGAACAATTGAGTTCAGAAGAATGGTTCAG GCTCTTAATCATATTGGCCTTCATGTTGTGTTGGATGTTGTCTACAATCATCTGCAAGGAAGTGGGCCTTTCGATGATAATTCTGTTCTCGATAAG GTTGTTCCAGGTTATTATCTGAGGAGGAACAGTGATGGCTTTATTGAGCACAGTACATGCATGAATAACACTGCTAGCGAGCATTATATGGTTGAACGTTTGATTATTGATGATCTTTTATGCTGGGCGGTCAATTATAAG GTTGATGGGTTTCGATTTGACCTTATGGGCCATATAATGAAAAGTACAATG ATGAAAGCAAAACATGCACTTCATAGCCTAACGAAGGAAATACATGGAGTTGATGGCTCAAGTATCTATAT ATATGGTGAAGGATGGGACTTTGGTGAAGTTGCTAAAAATGGACGCGGAGTAAATGCTTCACAGTTCAATCTTTCTGGGACTGGAATTGGAAG TTTTAATGATCGAATTCGAGATGCAATGCTTGGCGGATCTCCATTTGGCCCTCCTCTTCAGCAGGGGTTTGTTACAGGCTTATTGCTACAg CCTAATGGTCATGACCATGGTACGAAAGCTGTTGAAGAACAAATGCTAGCTGCAGCAAAAGACCACATCCAG GTTGGTTTGGCTGCAAACTTGAGGGATTTTCAGCTAACCAACAGTGAGGGAAACAAG GTTAAGGGATCAGAAGTTAAAACTTACGATGGGACACCTGTTGCTTATGCATTATGCCCTACTGAAACA ATTAGTTATGTTTCTGCTCATGACAATGAAACCCTGTTTGACGTTGTGAGTTTGAAG ACCCCGATGGGAATTTCAGTAGATGAAAGATGTAGGATAAATCATTTGGCAACAAGTATAATTGCACTTGGACAG GGAATACCATTTTTCCACTGTGGTGATGAGATCCTGCGCTCAAAGTCACTTGATCGTGATTCGTACAACTCTGGTGATTGGCTCAACAG GATAGACTTCAGTTACAATTCTAATAATTGGGGTGTTGGCCTCCCtccaaaagagaaaaatgagaagaaCTGGCCACT AATAAGACCAAGATTGGCAGATCCATCCTTCAAGCCTCAAAAGAGTCACATCCTTGCTGCATTGGAGAACTTTTCAGATGTTTTACGTATTCAGTACTCTTCACCACTTTTTCGTTTGAGGACAGCAAATGCTATCCAG GAACGAATATGTTTTCATAATACTGGTCCCTCAGCCGTTCCTGGTGTTATTGTGATGAGCATTGAAGATGGCCATGAAGGTGTACCAGGGTTGTCCCAACTGGATTCTAA CTACTCTTACATTGTGGTGATCTTCAATTCAAGTCCAACTGAGGTCTCATTTGTCAGCCCTGCACTACAAGGAAAAAATCTTCAATTGCATCCTATACAG GTGAAATCAGTTGATGAAATAGTCAAGAACTCATCATATGAAGCAAACTCAGGATGCTTTGTGATACCCCCAAGGACAACATCTGTCTTTGTTGAGCCTCGGGCTACTTGA